One part of the Hydra vulgaris chromosome 01, alternate assembly HydraT2T_AEP genome encodes these proteins:
- the LOC136074009 gene encoding piggyBac transposable element-derived protein 4-like, with protein sequence MTENKKRVCIRYTAEQAQELLFASLDRDPSSEEELTSDDDEEEEEVVEVTTDSSEYTESSDDADFQVDTPAISKAENRSTPVLGARRCRTRGGVRGTSSIYGLNSQRRISYANQVLDRGNIHNDRVEEISPGKTNEIVETEVEFCSTTNVYKCPKSNEIWQKQKLNNSKKFAAQNVMKLKPGLTPYAIRMTNSINDAFQLFFTPKIFKIVLTNSNKEGEIVFKEKWAPISEDELNGFLGLLFLAGVYRSAGEATEELWDISDGRQIFRSVMSRERFHTISRVLRFDDKATRLLKRNNDKFAPIREVFDVWVQTLSNSFRPYENVTVDEQLVPFRGRCSFRQYIKSKPAKYGLKQWLLCDSSTSYVLNAQIYTGRIHGEGPERNQGQRVVHDLVEVIKGSGRNVTMDNFFTSVTLAKELLEKKLSLVGTMRKNKKEIPTEFLPARTREVYSSLFGHQEQLTLVSYVPKKGKSVILLSSNHRDAELSNRPDKKPQIILDYNSTKGGVDTLDQMVSTFSTKRMTRRWPMVIFYNILDISAVNAFVIWMHLNPTWNKQKTHCRRLFLKELGKSLVANQLHSRLLLSNLSLKLHDSICESLENISSQNVELSSSMSFNDPQNNTKWSNDENKAKYNSNFSVKRKRGRCKLCVRSLDKKVRSTCDKCNNFVCCTHSKILCEHCAK encoded by the exons atgactgaaaataaaaaaagagtttgtatTAGATACACTGCTGAACAGGCTCAGGAACTATTGTTTGCATCGCTTGATAGAGATCCATCAAGTGAAGAAGAGCTAACatctgatgatgatgaagagGAAGAAGAAGTTGTTGAAGTAACAACAGACAGCTCAGAATATACTGAGTCATCAGATGATGCTGATTTTCAAGTAGATACTCCTGCAATTTCAAAAGCAGAGAATAGGTCAACACCAGTATTAGGAGCTAGAAGATGTAGAACTCGTGGTGGAGTAAGAGGCACTAGCAGCATTTATGGCTTAAATAGTCAAAGGAGAATAAGTTATGCAAATCAGGTGTTAGATAGAGGAAATATACATAATGATAGAGTTGAGGAAATAAGTCCAGGTAAAACTAATGAAATAGTTGAAACTGAAGTGGAATTTTGCAGTACAACAAATGTTTATAAGTGCccaaaaagtaatgaaatatggcaaaaacaaaaactaaacaattctaaaaaatttgcaGCACAAAATGTAATGAAATTAAAACCAGGATTAACACCATATGCAATACGTATGACAAATTCAATAAATGAtgcttttcaacttttttttacccCAAAGATCTTCAAGATAGTTCTAACTAATTCAAACAAAGAAggtgaaattgtttttaaagaaaagtggGCACCAATATCTGAGGATGAACTAAATGGGTTTCTTGGACTTTTATTTTTAGCAGGTGTTTACCGATCAGCAGGTGAAGCTACAGAGGAGCTATGGGACATTAGTGATGGCCGGCAGATTTTTCGTTCGGTAATGAGTCGTGAGCGTTTTCATACCATTTCAAGAGTTTTGAGATTTGACGACAAAGCAACTCGATTATTAAAACGCAACAATGACAAATTTGCACCTATTCGTGAGGTTTTTGACGTTTGGGTACAAACACTTTCAAATAGTTTTAGACCATATGAAAATGTTACTGTTGATGAACAGCTGGTTCCATTTCGTGGACGTTGTTCCTTTAGACAATATATAAAATCCAAACCAGCTAAATATGGCTTAAAGCAATGGTTATTGTGTGATTCTAGTACCAGCTATGTCTTGAATGCACAAATTTATACCGGTCGTATTCATGGGGAGGGACCAGAAAGAAATCAAGGGCAACGAGTAGTACATGATTTAGTTGAAGTCATAAAAGGATCTGGAAGAAATGTTACAATGGACAACTTTTTCACATCAGTAACACTTGCAAAAGAACTTTTGGAGAAAAAATTAAGTCTAGTTGGAACGAtgcgcaaaaataaaaaagaaattcctACAGAATTTTTACCTGCTCGAACACGAGAAGTCTACTCTTCATTGTTTGGTCACCAAGAACAGTTAACTTTAGTCTCATATGTCCCAAAGAAAGGAAAGTCAGTCATTCTGCTGAGTAGCAATCATCGTGATGCAGAGTTATCGAATCGCCCTGACAAAAAACCACAGATAATTCTGGACTATAATTCAACAAAGGGTGGAGTAGATACTCTTGATCAAATGGTCTCTACTTTTTCTACAAAGAGAATGACCCGcag gTGGCCAATGGTAATCTTTTACAACATCCTAGACATATCTgctgttaatgcttttgtaaTTTGGATGCATTTAAATCCAACATGGAATAAACAGAAGACGCATTGCAgaagattgtttttaaaagagctTGGTAAATCTCTGGTAGCAAACCAACTCCATTCAAGACTGTTACtttcaaatttatctttaaagttACACGATTCTATTTGCGAGTcacttgaaaatatttcatcacaaaatgTTGAATTAAGTTCTTCTATGTCGTTCAACGATCCACAAAATAACACAAAATGGAGCAATGatgaaaataaagcaaaatataataGTAACTTTAGTGTGAAAAGAAAACGAGGTAGATGCAAGCTCTGTGTTAGATCACTTGATAAAAAAGTTCGAAGTACTTGTGATAAATGTAACAATTTTGTATGCTGTACACACAGCAAAATTCTTTGTGAACACTGTGCAAAGTAa